The proteins below come from a single Triticum aestivum cultivar Chinese Spring chromosome 5D, IWGSC CS RefSeq v2.1, whole genome shotgun sequence genomic window:
- the LOC123125330 gene encoding uncharacterized protein produces the protein MATAAKDAASAAEKKGTAAGLQMKLLVDRRSRRVLYAEARKDAVDFLIGLLRVPAGLAARVIGKHAAGAGDGAGDVHPDEAHPAPGSLGTLYAGAKALGDEFFVAAAPDRDAILCPAIPSAALALLLAGEPAAAAAATPPPAAPAPPKRYFRCAGPYGTSCRGNPTCVTDVAGLPCPVCRQPMTVEMRWSPGDAQGKLAQAASAGAGGYVKEVVSYLVMDDLTVEPMSTISAIMLLKKFKVADCSALEELTVDLGHKEAVLLLKAALESKTALTDVFCGGVSIDRLE, from the coding sequence ATGGCGACGGCGGCCAAGGATGCGGCGTCTGCGGCGGAGAAGAAGGGGACGGCGGCGGGGCTGCAGATGAAGCTGCTGGTGGACAGGCGGTCGCGCCGGGTGCTGTACGCGGAGGCGCGCAAGGACGCCGTCGACTTCCTCATCGGCCTCCTCCGCGTGCCCGCCGGCCTCGCCGCGCGCGTCATCGGCAAGCACGCCGCTGGCGCTGGAGATGGCGCCGGTGACGTTCACCCCGACGAGGCGCACCCCGCGCCGGGCTCCCTGGGCACGCTCTACGCCGGGGCGAAGGCGCTGGGCGACGAGTTCTTCGTCGCCGCCGCGCCCGACCGCGACGCGATCCTCTGCCCGGCGATCCCCTCGGCcgcgctcgcgctgctgctcgcGGGCGAGccggccgccgcggcggcggccaccccgccgcccgccgcgcccgcCCCGCCGAAGCGGTACTTCCGGTGCGCGGGCCCGTACGGGACGTCGTGCCGCGGGAACCCGACGTGCGTGACGGACGTGGCCGGCCTGCCGTGCCCGGTGTGCCGGCAGCCGATGACGGTGGAGATGCGGTGGAGCCCCGGCGACGCGCAGGGCAAGCTGGCGCAGGCGGCGTCTGCAGGAGCAGGAGGGTACGTGAAGGAGGTGGTGAGCTACCTGGTGATGGACGACCTCACGGTGGAGCCCATGTCCACCATCTCCGCCATCATGCTGCTCAAGAAGTTCAAGGTCGCCGACTGCTCCGCCCTGGAGGAGCTCACCGTCGACCTCGGCCACAAGGAGGCCGTGCTGCTGCTCAAGGCCGCGCTCGAGTCCAAAACGGCGCTCACCGACGTCTTCTGCGGCGGCGTCTCCATTGACAGGCTCGAGTGA